In Chiloscyllium punctatum isolate Juve2018m chromosome 10, sChiPun1.3, whole genome shotgun sequence, a single window of DNA contains:
- the LOC140481813 gene encoding G-protein coupled bile acid receptor 1-like — translation MNDSLDEECFNISNPDTCLASQMALITLIAAPLSSIIIVGNLVIMVGIIGNQSLHNPTNYYFLSLLLAGLATGIILPSIPMMNFKSEFAFQICFFFHLFPNFIFLAFLSNLLVVHYDRYICIISPFQYAVSWIHKYVPIVIFTAWLLPLLFASLPLFGWNNWNPGAPHCYFKWIFLPAYIYLEMYGLLIPSILAITAMTSQVLHVARKQMKAIKKMHRAVHSDSASLEKQLDFKYTKCVVMLFITFLVCWVPYIVFIHVSFFVKNSGSRTRIILSCLGTSSAAFVPFILVFNNKEYFKLWRNVFRRVCQMCGNDASVN, via the coding sequence ATGAATGACAGCTTGGATGAAGAATGCTTCAACATCTCAAATCCAGACACATGCCTTGCTTCCCAAATGGCCCTGATCACCTTGATCGCGGCTCCTCTCTCCAGCATCATCATCGTAGGAAACCTGGTCATCATGGTGGGGATCATCGGCAACCAGAGCCTTCACAACCCCACTAACTACTACTTCCTGAGCTTGCTGCTGGCTGGCCTAGCCACTGGCATCATCCTGCCTTCCATCCCCATGATGAACTTCAAGAGTGAGTTTGCCTTCCAGATCTGCTTCTTCTTCCATCTCTTCCCAAACTTCATCTTCCTCGCCTTCCTCTCCAACCTGCTGGTGGTTCACTATGACAGgtacatctgcataatctctccTTTCCAGTATGCAGTTTCCTGGATTCACAAGTATGTCCCCATAGTCATATTCACTGCCTGGCTCCTGCCCTTGCTGTTTGCCTCGTTGCCCCTGTTTGGCTGGAACAACTGGAACCCTGGTGCCCCGCATTGCTATTTCAAATGGATTTTCCTCCCCGCTTACATCTACCTGGAGATGTACGGCCTGCTTATCCCATCCATCTTAGCCATTACAGCAATGACGAGCCAAGTCCTCCACGTGGCACGAAAACAAATGAAAGCAATTAAGAAGATGCATCGAGCAGTCCACAGTGATTCAGCTTCTCTTGAGAAACAACTAGACTTTAAATACACCAAGTGCGTCGTGATGCTGTTTATAACCTTCCTGGTTTGCTGGGTCCCTTACATTGTTTTTATCCACGTCTCGTTCTTTGTGAAAAACAGTGGTTCGAGGACGCGCATCATCCTGTCCTGTTTAGGAACCAGCAGTGCTGCTTTTGTCCCCTTCATCCTAGTCTTCAACAACAAGGAATACTTCAAACTGTGGCGAAACGTTTTCAGAAGAGTTTGCCAAATGTGCGGCAATGACGCTAGTGTCAACTGA